A portion of the Pseudomonas synxantha BG33R genome contains these proteins:
- a CDS encoding spinster family MFS transporter, whose amino-acid sequence MQNSTQAANAWRILFLLFLANLFNFFDRTIPAIIIEPIRMEWHLSDFQLGIIGTAFTIVYAIAGLPLGRLADTGSRSKLMGWGLFAWSGLTAVNGMVGSFWTFLLVRMGIGIGEASYAPAANSLIGDLFPAHRRARAMGIFMLGLPLGLLLAFFTIGAMVKAFDSWRAPFFIAAVPGMILAVFMFYIKEPKRGAAETVQVSQERVDRPIRRVLAVPTFLWLVLAGLCFNFATYACNSFLVPMLQRYFLLPLQDAAVATGVIVGLTGLVGLTLGGWIADKIHQRVANGRLLFAACSLIISTVTTAWALHAGRIEIGVFVALFSVGWLFAYNFYTCVYTAIQDVVEPRLRATAMALFFAGLYLLGGGMGPVVVGALSDHFAHSAMYAAGAEQMTEAYKAVGLHDAMYLIPVALFLTMLFLFQASRSFVRDAKKMKEGLSAVEVPAAAATA is encoded by the coding sequence CTGTTCCTGCTGTTCCTGGCCAACCTGTTCAACTTCTTCGATCGCACCATCCCCGCGATCATCATCGAGCCGATCCGCATGGAATGGCACCTGAGCGACTTTCAGCTCGGTATCATCGGCACCGCCTTTACCATTGTCTACGCCATTGCCGGGCTGCCGCTCGGGCGACTGGCCGACACCGGCTCGCGCAGCAAATTGATGGGCTGGGGCCTGTTCGCCTGGAGCGGGCTGACGGCGGTCAATGGCATGGTCGGGAGTTTCTGGACCTTCCTGTTGGTGCGTATGGGCATCGGCATCGGGGAAGCCAGCTATGCACCGGCGGCCAATTCACTGATCGGCGACCTGTTCCCCGCCCATCGCCGCGCCCGGGCCATGGGGATTTTCATGCTCGGCCTGCCGTTGGGGCTGCTGCTGGCGTTTTTCACCATTGGCGCGATGGTCAAGGCGTTTGATAGCTGGCGTGCCCCGTTCTTTATCGCCGCCGTGCCCGGAATGATCCTGGCGGTGTTCATGTTCTATATCAAAGAGCCTAAGCGCGGCGCGGCGGAAACCGTGCAAGTGTCCCAGGAGCGTGTAGACCGCCCGATCCGCCGCGTACTGGCGGTGCCGACCTTCCTGTGGCTGGTGCTGGCCGGGTTGTGCTTTAACTTTGCCACGTATGCGTGCAACTCGTTCCTGGTGCCGATGCTGCAACGCTATTTCCTCCTGCCGTTGCAGGACGCTGCCGTCGCCACCGGTGTGATCGTCGGCTTGACCGGCCTGGTGGGCTTGACCCTGGGTGGCTGGATTGCCGACAAGATCCATCAGCGGGTCGCCAACGGCCGTCTGCTGTTTGCTGCGTGCAGCTTGATCATCTCCACGGTGACTACCGCCTGGGCCTTGCATGCCGGGCGTATCGAGATAGGCGTGTTTGTCGCGCTGTTCAGTGTGGGCTGGCTGTTTGCCTATAATTTCTATACCTGCGTGTATACCGCGATCCAGGACGTGGTCGAACCGCGCCTGCGTGCCACGGCCATGGCGCTATTCTTTGCAGGCCTGTATTTGCTCGGCGGTGGCATGGGGCCGGTGGTGGTCGGGGCGCTGTCCGATCACTTTGCCCATTCGGCGATGTATGCGGCCGGGGCAGAGCAAATGACTGAGGCTTATAAAGCCGTGGGGTTGCATGACGCCATGTACCTGATTCCGGTGGCGCTGTTCTTGACCATGCTGTTTCTGTTTCAGGCCTCGCGCAGTTTTGTACGTGATGCCAAGAAGATGAAGGAGGGGTTGAGTGCGGTTGAGGTGCCGGCGGCTGCCGCTACAGCTTGA
- the rapA gene encoding RNA polymerase-associated protein RapA, giving the protein MAQQYQPGQRWISDSEAELGLGTVLAQDGRLLTVLYPATGDTRQYALRNAPLTRVRFSPGDTITHFEGWKMTVQEVDDVDGLLVYHGLNGQNEQVTLPETQLSNFIQFRLASDRLFAGQIDPLAWFSLRYHTLEHTSRQLQSSLWGLGGVRAQPIAHQLHIAREVADRIAPRVLLADEVGLGKTIEAGLVIHRQLLSGRASRVLILVPENLQHQWLVEMRRRFNLQVALFDEERFIESDATNPFEDTQLALVALEWLVDDEKAQDALFAAGWDLLVVDEAHHLVWHEDKASAEYSLVEQLAEVIPGVLLLTATPEQLGQDSHFARLRLLDPNRFHDLQAFRAESENYRPVAEAVQELLDKGRLSPTAHKTIQGFLGDEGEALLTAVNDGDTEASARLVRELLDRHGTGRVLFRNTRAAVQGFPERKLHAYPLPNPDEYLELPLGEHAELYPEVSFQAQPDIEEEHRWWRFDPRVEWLIDQLKMLKRTKVLVICAHAETAMDLEDALRVRSGIPATVFHEGMNILERDRAAAYFADEEFGAQVLICSEIGSEGRNFQFSHHLVLFDLPSHPDLLEQRIGRLDRIGQKHVIELHVPYLETSPQQRLFQWYHEALNAFLNTCPTGNALQHQFGPRLLPLLEAADDGEWQALIDEARAERERLEQELHTGRDRLLELNSGGAGEGDALVEDILEQDDQFALPIYMETLFDAFGIDSEDHSENALILKPSEKMLDASFPLGDDEGVTITYDRNQALSREDMQFITWEHPMVQGGMDLVLSGSMGNTAVALIKNKALKPGTVLLELLYVSEVVAPRSLQLGRYLPPAALRCLLDANGNDLSGRVSFVTLNDQLESVPRASANKFVQAQRDQLTPRINAGEEKIAPRHAERVAEAKRRLAADTDEELARLTALQAVNPTVRDSELVALRNQREQGLAMLDKAALRLEAIRVLVAG; this is encoded by the coding sequence ATGGCGCAGCAGTATCAACCGGGGCAACGCTGGATTAGTGACAGCGAAGCAGAGCTGGGGTTAGGCACCGTTCTGGCACAGGACGGGCGCTTGTTGACCGTGCTCTATCCGGCCACTGGCGACACCCGCCAGTATGCGCTACGGAATGCGCCCCTCACTCGTGTGAGGTTTTCGCCGGGTGACACCATCACCCATTTCGAAGGCTGGAAAATGACCGTACAGGAAGTCGACGACGTCGACGGCCTGCTGGTCTACCACGGCCTCAATGGGCAGAACGAGCAGGTCACCCTGCCGGAAACCCAACTGTCCAACTTCATCCAGTTCCGCCTGGCCAGCGACCGTCTCTTCGCCGGGCAGATCGATCCGCTGGCGTGGTTCTCGCTGCGCTACCACACGCTGGAACACACCAGCCGCCAGTTGCAGTCCTCGTTGTGGGGCCTGGGCGGTGTGCGTGCACAACCTATTGCGCACCAACTGCACATCGCCCGTGAAGTCGCTGACCGTATCGCGCCGCGGGTCTTGCTGGCTGACGAAGTGGGCCTGGGCAAGACCATCGAAGCGGGCCTTGTGATCCATCGCCAACTGCTCTCGGGCCGCGCCAGCCGCGTGCTGATCCTGGTCCCGGAAAACCTGCAGCACCAGTGGCTGGTGGAAATGCGCCGCCGCTTCAACCTGCAGGTCGCGCTGTTCGACGAAGAACGCTTTATCGAAAGCGATGCCACCAACCCGTTCGAAGACACCCAGCTTGCACTCGTTGCGCTGGAATGGCTGGTGGACGACGAGAAGGCCCAGGACGCGCTGTTCGCCGCCGGCTGGGACTTGCTGGTGGTCGACGAAGCGCACCACCTGGTGTGGCATGAAGACAAGGCCAGCGCCGAGTACTCGCTGGTCGAACAACTGGCTGAAGTAATCCCAGGCGTGCTGTTGCTCACCGCCACCCCGGAACAACTGGGCCAGGACAGCCACTTTGCGCGCCTGCGCCTGCTGGACCCGAACCGCTTCCACGACCTGCAAGCCTTCCGCGCCGAGAGCGAAAACTATCGCCCGGTGGCCGAAGCCGTGCAGGAGCTGCTGGACAAGGGCCGCCTGTCGCCGACCGCACACAAGACCATTCAAGGCTTCCTCGGCGACGAAGGCGAAGCCCTGCTCACCGCCGTCAACGATGGCGACACCGAGGCCAGTGCACGCCTGGTACGTGAACTGCTGGACCGCCACGGTACCGGCCGCGTACTGTTCCGCAACACCCGCGCTGCCGTGCAAGGCTTCCCCGAGCGCAAGCTGCACGCCTACCCGCTGCCAAACCCGGATGAATACCTCGAACTGCCTTTGGGCGAACACGCCGAGCTGTACCCGGAAGTCAGCTTCCAGGCACAACCGGATATCGAGGAAGAACACCGCTGGTGGCGCTTCGACCCGCGTGTCGAGTGGCTGATCGATCAGCTGAAAATGCTCAAGCGCACCAAGGTCCTGGTGATCTGCGCCCACGCCGAAACCGCCATGGACCTGGAAGACGCCCTGCGCGTGCGCTCCGGCATCCCGGCCACGGTGTTCCATGAGGGCATGAACATCCTCGAGCGTGACCGCGCCGCCGCTTACTTTGCCGATGAAGAGTTCGGCGCCCAGGTGCTGATCTGTTCGGAAATCGGCAGTGAAGGCCGCAACTTCCAATTCTCCCACCACCTGGTGCTGTTCGACCTGCCGTCCCACCCCGACCTGCTGGAACAGCGTATCGGCCGTCTGGACCGGATCGGCCAGAAACACGTGATCGAACTGCACGTACCGTACCTGGAAACCAGCCCGCAACAGCGCCTGTTCCAGTGGTACCACGAAGCGCTCAACGCCTTCCTCAACACCTGCCCGACCGGCAACGCCTTGCAGCATCAGTTCGGCCCGCGCCTGCTGCCATTGCTCGAAGCCGCCGACGACGGCGAGTGGCAAGCCTTGATCGACGAAGCCCGTGCCGAGCGCGAGCGCCTGGAACAAGAGCTGCACACCGGTCGTGACCGCTTGCTGGAACTCAACTCCGGCGGCGCCGGTGAAGGCGATGCGCTGGTCGAGGACATCCTTGAGCAAGACGACCAGTTCGCCCTGCCGATCTATATGGAAACCCTGTTCGACGCCTTCGGCATCGACAGCGAAGACCATTCGGAAAACGCGCTGATCTTGAAACCCAGCGAAAAAATGCTCGACGCCAGCTTCCCCCTGGGCGACGACGAAGGTGTAACCATCACCTACGACCGTAACCAGGCGCTGTCGCGTGAAGACATGCAGTTCATCACCTGGGAACACCCGATGGTGCAAGGCGGCATGGACCTGGTGCTGTCCGGTTCCATGGGCAACACCGCCGTGGCGTTGATCAAGAACAAGGCGCTCAAGCCGGGCACTGTGCTGCTGGAACTGCTCTATGTCAGCGAAGTGGTTGCCCCGCGCTCGCTGCAACTGGGCCGTTACCTGCCACCGGCCGCCCTGCGCTGCCTGCTGGATGCCAATGGCAACGACCTGTCGGGCCGCGTGTCGTTCGTGACCTTGAACGACCAACTGGAAAGCGTACCGCGAGCCAGCGCCAACAAGTTCGTGCAGGCCCAGCGCGATCAGCTCACACCGCGCATCAACGCCGGTGAAGAGAAGATCGCCCCGCGTCACGCCGAGCGTGTGGCCGAAGCCAAGCGCCGCCTGGCCGCAGACACCGATGAAGAACTGGCGCGCCTGACCGCATTGCAAGCGGTCAACCCCACCGTGCGTGACAGCGAGCTGGTTGCCCTGCGCAATCAGCGCGAGCAAGGCCTGGCCATGCTCGACAAGGCGGCGCTGCGACTGGAAGCGATTCGGGTGTTGGTGGCGGGCTGA